Proteins from one Chanodichthys erythropterus isolate Z2021 chromosome 15, ASM2448905v1, whole genome shotgun sequence genomic window:
- the LOC137037511 gene encoding zinc-alpha-2-glycoprotein-like, whose protein sequence is MYLQRASESGNMFHTISFTNIFFIYVVLIWLMFHSCLSDPHQEGHYLHYKFTAISTASPEFSAVVVCDDRRIKHYNNEERVWILTEDDWTESPKDPPDSRDWILHQIRTLSNCTNSQCSELHVLQRIIGCELEKLPDGTVNLTVFDEYGFDGEDFISFNSDTMKWIDKNPKAKETKMKWDLHTERIQFIKHYLKTCTDWILTFNNTKQSPPEVHMFVRKAPDDHSKLVLTCLATGFYPRDVQMNIRLNRINLEDQTSSGIRPNDDETFQMRISVKIDRNDKGSYDCLLIHSSLTEPVTVKWDGECSDCEMDYRWIFITGAAAVLVLVLAVIGYIIYKRKQAGQIQKTDDWRDDGE, encoded by the exons ATGTATCTTCAACGCGCGTCTGAAAGCGGAAACATGTTTCACACGATCTCatttacaaacattttctttataTATGTAGTATTGATTTGGTTAATGTTTCACTCTTGTCTAAGCGATCCTCATCAAG AGGGACATTATCTACACTACAAGTTTACAGCCATTTCCACAGCATCTCCAGAGTTCAGTGCTGTGGTTGTGTGTGATGACAGACGGATCAAACACTACAATAATGAAGAAAGAGTCTGGATTCTGACTGAAGATGACTGGACTGAATCTCCTAAAGATCCACCTGATTCTAGAGACTGGATCCTCCATCAGATCAGGACTCTGTCAAACTGCACAAACTCACAGTGTTCTG AGCTTCATGTTCTTCAGAGAATAATTGGCTGTGAACTGGAGAAACTTCCTGATGGAACAGTGAATCTGACTGTCTTTGATGAATATGGATTTGATGGAGAGGATTTTATATCCTTTAATTCTGACACTATGAAGTGGATTGATAAAAACCCCAAAGCCAAAGAAACTAAAATGAAATGGGATCTTCACACAGAACGAATCCAGTTCATCAAACATTACCTCAAGACCTGCACTGACTGGATTCTCACATTTAACAACACAAAACAGA GTCCACCAGAAGTTCACATGTTTGTTAGGAAAGCTCCTGATGATCACAGTAAGCTGGTTCTGACGTGTCTGGCCACTGGTTTCTACCCCAGAGATGTTCAGATGAACATTAGATTGAACAGAATTAATCTTGAAGATCAAACATCTTCTGGAATCAGACCAAATGATGATGAAACCTTTCAGATGAGAATCAGTGTGAAGATCGACAGAAATGATAAAGGATCTTATGATTGTCTGCTCATTCACAGCAGTCTGACTGAACCAGTTACAGTAAAATGGG ATGGAGAATGTTCTGACTGTGAAATGGATTATAGGTGGATTTTTATAACAGGAGCAGCAGCGGTTCTAGTTCTAGTTCTCGCTGTGATTGGTTACATCATCTACAAAAGAAAACAAG CTGGTCAAATTCAAAAGACAGATGACTGGAGAGATGATGGAGAATAA